One window from the genome of Eucalyptus grandis isolate ANBG69807.140 chromosome 7, ASM1654582v1, whole genome shotgun sequence encodes:
- the LOC104455859 gene encoding uncharacterized protein LOC104455859, protein MVVQGSSSRAYDKGKRPFRKEFSPLPRPLSKLLPMLLEKRMVAKEVPRDNPTRFAGFDVTKTCEYHMGERGHDVDSCNVLRYKVQQLLDKNILTFKEAQPNVQQNPLPDHAEGVNSIFEETRASQQPLVANASKLYESLVLAGYYGGHQDVTPEEKMNRVRRMVAMGVIRCGEEEENVVSMIIPSSFHSSFCNIARISRAKKIMPGISKTPALYEEGMIAMITPMVIELSDEETAGDIEMEIAEPTVIDLMVEEMSAIEVTGGNVTPVTIELPPREEDGVIVLESPPKFDPKAVPWDYQTNEVDAITRSSRCYAPDKGIEKKVVTEEEAKQFLAIVKSSEFNVVDQLRKLPAQIFLLELLKFSEKHRDILLKVLNEHESTLVCRVLIDNGSALNICPLATLHRLGIDLGRIRTGKLTVRAFDGMKKEVIGEIELELLIGPVRFVVDNRLITVHGESDFKIYHETTIPYVEPECTEESSFQTFELVSMVHVPAGSFTKVPELSKPAIAAGKIMLASGYNPGEGLGSHGQGVRKPIEARKNFKRRGLGYVEKWGGHNNQGGRGRNGGRGARGGRDRYRDQSERVAHIEEDERYQSLFSPLLEETFPGPPRMLFEEEEDIYGVTELFKEDVICTILACEEAESSEVMAVPPK, encoded by the exons ATGGTCGTTCAAGGGAGCTCATCACGAGCATATGACAAGGGCAAGAGACCCTTTCGAAAGGAATTTTCCCCACTGCCACGACCATTGTCAAAGCTGTTGCCTATGCTTCTCGAAAAGAGGATGGTTGCGAAGGAAGTACCTAGGGACAACCCCACGAGGTTCGCCGGGTTTGATGTGACCAAGACCTGCGAGTACCACATGGGAGAAAGGGGGCATGATGTAGATAGTTGCAATGTGCTAAGGTACAAAGTCCAACAGTTATTGGACAAAAACATTTTGACGTTCAAGGAAGCTCAACCTAATGTGCAACAGAACCCCTTACCAGACCATGCGGAGGGAGTGAACTCAATCTTTGAGGAGACACGAGCAAGTCAACAGCCTCTAGTTGCGAATGCTTCCAAGTTGTATGAGTCCTTAGTGTTGGCAGGATACTATGGGGGTCATCAGGATGTCACcccagaagagaaaatgaaccgCGTCCGCAGGATGGTAGCCATGGGGGTAATTCGATgtggagaagaggaagagaatgtcGTATCCATGATAATCCCGTCATCATTCCACTCATCTTTTTGCAACATTGCTCGTATATCTCGAGCGAAGAAGATTATGCCTGGAATTTCGAAGACCCCGGCTTTGTACGAGGAAGGGATGATAGCTATGATAACTCCGATGGTGATTGAACTATCGGATGAGGAGACTGCCGGCGATATCGAGATGGAAATCGCTGAACCCACAGTGATTGACCTTATGGTTGAGGAAATGTCGGCAATTGAAGTCACGGGAGGGAACGTAACGCCGGTCACAATTGAATTGCCACCGCGGGAGGAAGATGGAGTAATAGTGTTGGAGAGTCCTCCTAAATTCGATCCCAAAGCTGTACCTTGGGATTATCAAACAAATGAGGTAGATGCTATCACACGATCGAGCCGCTGTTATGCACCCGATaaaggaatagaaaagaagGTCGTGACTGAGGAGGAAGCGAAGCAATTCTTGGCCATAGTAAAATCTAGCGAGTTCAATGTGGTAGATCAACTGCGGAAGTTGCCAGCCCAAATCTTCCTCCTAGAGTTGTTGAAATTCTCCGAGAAGCACAGGGACATCTTGCTGAAGGTCCTCAATGAG CATGAGAGCACTCTTGTTTGTAGAGTGTTGATCGATAATGGTTCGGCACTTAATATATGCCCGTTGGCTACCCTCCATCGTCTGGGCATTGATCTTGGGAGAATCCGTACTGGCAAGTTAACTGTGCGGGCCTTTGACGGGATGAAGAAGGAAGTGATAGGGGAAATTGAGCTTGAGTTGTTGATTGGCCCC GTACGATTTGTGGTGGATAATAGGCTTATCACGGTCCATGGAGAATCTGACTTCAAGATCTACCACGAGACAACCATCCCATATGTGGAGCCTGAGTGTACCGAGGAATCCAGCTTTCAAACCTTTGAGCTGGTATCCATGGTCCACGTGCCTGCAGGGTCTTTCACAAAGGTTCCTGAATTGTCTAAGCCGGCCATAGCTGCGGGAAAGATTATGCTAGCAAGCGGGTATAATCCTGGAGAGGGCCTTGGATCACACGGTCAAGGTGTGCGAAAACCCATCGAAGCTCgtaaaaacttcaaaagaagagGCTTGGGATATGTCGAGAAGTGGGGAGGCCATAACAACCAAGGAGGTCGTGGAAGGAATGGAGGCCGAGGTGCCCGAGGAGGCCGAGACAGGTATAGAGACCAAAGTGAACGTGTTGCCCATATTGAAGAGGACGAGCGCTATCAAAGCCTGTTTTCCCCGTTGCTGGAGGAGACGTTTCCAGGACCCCCAAGGATGTTGTTCGAGGAAGAGGAGGATATCTATGGTGTgaccgagctatttaaggaggACGTCATATGCACCATCCTGGCGTGCGAGGAAGCCGAGTCCTCTGAAGTCATGGCTGTCCCTCCAAAGTAG